Below is a window of Blastopirellula marina DNA.
AATACGCTTGGACCTGGTCCCAATTCGATCCGCCGTCGACTGCCAACGACTTGGACAGTTCAACAATCTTCGCGTCACGGCTTTCAATTAGCGGGCTGGGTAAGAGGTATTTGCGTTGATCGCGATTCAGATTCCGAGCGTTGGGAATTGTCAACGATTCTGGCGAACCGGGGGAAACAATCGGATCCCGCTGCACCTCGAAGCGAAGCACTACTTGAGCAGTTTCCCCTGCAGCTAGCCGAGAAATGTCGACTCTCGCTTGTTGGGTCCCATCGAGCTCGACAAAGCGTACCGAGGCATTTGCCGGCGTGACGTCTTTGCCGACTAACTTGACCTTCTGATCTTCCCATTCTGCCGGTACCGGGAATGTCGCCGTGACACCAACGGTCGGGCCAAAGACTTCCAACTGGAACCCGGTTTCGAAGACGTTGGCTTCGGCTTGCTCCTCGACGGCACCGAATTGAGCCTGGGCATAGTTGCCCAAGCACAGAGTCATTATGAGAGCCCAACAGAGTTGCTTAGCCACCGAGCACCTCACGGACGAAC
It encodes the following:
- a CDS encoding transglutaminase-like domain-containing protein, encoding MTLCLGNYAQAQFGAVEEQAEANVFETGFQLEVFGPTVGVTATFPVPAEWEDQKVKLVGKDVTPANASVRFVELDGTQQARVDISRLAAGETAQVVLRFEVQRDPIVSPGSPESLTIPNARNLNRDQRKYLLPSPLIESRDAKIVELSKSLAVDGGSNWDQVQAYYDYVHQNVTYENGPMKGALAALADGKGDCEEMTTLFVALCRAGEVPARTVWVPGHCYPEFLTKTADGKERWVAVEMTNDFPFGQSPETRPILQKGDSFRIPGSRQPQHYVKQELAIRDYKGTTPPVIKWLPPPGKEPPRPAQ